The Zingiber officinale cultivar Zhangliang unplaced genomic scaffold, Zo_v1.1 ctg222, whole genome shotgun sequence genome includes a window with the following:
- the LOC122036864 gene encoding transmembrane protein 245-like isoform X1, whose amino-acid sequence MELVPYSSNPKSDSNVPWSEMFRSASLRRPPDSLPPSRAHSPTPSSRRREDHPPPAATADPALLALYIAMAHAGLALSLLLLYGLYRLLHDFVRPLQWALLCSIPLCELHSALVAFWSPPLRLGLAHTLLAIPSALLGASADTLSDLRTAILRRKIRPSSKVGFSRLIRWLVSFWVFVISYENLGPVAAFGLFALGFLLATPTATSAVKNASFACRPYPKSSSDKGSGGFFTSPILKHLNTIIAVSLIVWMIIGTLAGGIFFSYKVGVEGKDAVISLKSHVQNSNYAERIGFKKWMDENDIPGLVDQYSAKLYDTVWEQIDSLADEYNVTDFTNGFRHFMTSQSGNHSVDASTGLIASAQHPYSLKLQSLSVLIRNHEWGEIYKELDSFFRELLITREDLVVKAKGLAFQGIEISKRVLSSSTSVLGGSASLMASFALNVASGAAELVNFISQLTVFLWVLYYLITSKSGGATEQVVDMLPMSKYARTRTVEVINHAISSVFLATAKIAIFQGCLTWLVLRLYSVHFVYTSTLLAFISSLVPILPLWLSSIPATVQLFYEGRYISAAVLTLIYLMLMDYGTSVLQKDIPGHNAYLTGLSIIGGMTLFPNALEGAIMGPLIMTVVIALKNLYVEFVLIDKEENEG is encoded by the exons ATGGAGCTCGTCCCTTATTCGTCAAACCCTAAGTCCGATTCGAATGTCCCTTGGTCGGAGATGTTCCGATCCGCCTCCCTCCGCCGCCCGCCGgactccctccctccctcccgcGCCCATTCCCCTACCCCGTCCAGCCGCCGCCGCGAGGATCACCCGCCACCTGCCGCCACTGCTGACCCGGCGCTCCTTGCGCTGTACATCGCCATGGCACACGCCGGCCTCGCGCTATCCCTTCTGCTGCTCTACGGCCTCTACCGCCTCCTGCATGACTTCGTTCGCCCCCTCCAGTGGGCGCTCCTCTGCTCCATTCCCCTCTGCGAGCTCCATAGCGCGCTTGTTGCCTTCTGGTCCCCGCCCCTCCGCCTCGGCCTCGCTCATACCCTCCTCGCCATCCCCTCAGCCCTCCTCGGCGCCTCCGCCGACACCCTCTCCGATCTCCGCACTGCCATCCTCCGCCGGAAGATCCGACCTTCAAGCAAGGTCGGCTTCTCCCGCCTCATTCGCTGGCTCGTATCCTTCTGGGTCTTTGTTATCTCATATGAGAATCTTGGCCCCGTCGCTGCCTTCGGTCTATTCGCCCTCGGCTTTCTCCTCGCCACTCCTACCGCCACCTCTGCTGTTAAAAATGCCAGCTTTGCCTGCCGTCCCTACCCCAAATCCTCCTCGGACAAGGGTAGCGGTGGATTCTTCACTAGTCCCATCCTGAAGCACCTGAACACCATCATTGCCGTCAGTTTAATCGTGTGGATGATCATCGGAACTTTAGCTGGTGGCATATTCTTCTCCTATAAGGTCGGAGTGGAAGGGAAGGATGCTGTGATATCGCTGAAATCTCATGTCCAGAATAGCAATTACGCTGAGAGGATCGGATTCAAGAAGTGGATGGACGAAAACGATATCCCTGGCCTGGTGGATCAGTACTCGGCAAAACTGTATGACACAGTCTGGGAACAGATCGATAGCTTGGCCGATGAGTACAATGTCACGGATTTCACCAATGGTTTTCGGCATTTCATGACCAGCCAATCTGGTAATCATTCGGTAGATGCTTCCACCGGTTTGATAGCCTCAGCGCAGCATCCTTACAGCTTAAAGCTCCAATCTTTGAGCGTGCTCATCAGGAACCACGAGTGGGGAGAGATCTACAAAGAACTGGATTCTTTTTTCAGGGAATTGCTAATAACTCGAGAGGATTTGGTAGTGAAAGCAAAAGGACTTGCTTTCCAAGGGATTGAAATCTCAAAAAGGGTTCTCTCGAGCAGTACTTCTGTTCTCGGTGGGAGTGCTAGCTTGATGGCCTCTTTTGCCCTGAATGTAGCCTCAGGAGCAGCTGAACTAGTGAATTTTATTTCCCAGCTAACAGTATTCCTCTGGGTGTTATATTATCTCATTACTTCCAAGTCTGGTGGGGCAACAGAGCAAGTTGTAGATATGCTGCCAATGTCAAAGTATGCTAGAACTCGTACTGTTGAGGTGATCAACCATGCTATCAGTAGTGTGTTTTTGGCTACTGCAAAGATTGCAATCTTCCAAGGTTGCCTGACATGGCTGGTACTAAGATTGTACTCGGTTCATTTTGTGTATACATCAACTCTCCTTGCATTTATTAGCTCATTGGTGCCTATATTGCCACTTTGGCTATCATCAATTCCTGCTACAGTGCAGTTGTTCTATGAAGGGAGATACATATCGGCTGCTGTTTTGACTTTGATATACCTTATGCTGATGGATTATGGAACTTCAGTGCTTCAGAAGGATATTCCTGGACATAATGCATACCTAACAGGCCTTAGTATCATTGGTGGCATGACATTGTTTCCTAATGCTCTAGAG GGAGCCATTATGGGTCCACTTATAATGACAGTTGTCATTGCTTTGAAGAATTTGTATGTGGAATTTGTGCTCATTGATAAAGAGGAAAATGAAGGATAA
- the LOC122036864 gene encoding uncharacterized protein LOC122036864 isoform X3 — protein sequence MELVPYSSNPKSDSNVPWSEMFRSASLRRPPDSLPPSRAHSPTPSSRRREDHPPPAATADPALLALYIAMAHAGLALSLLLLYGLYRLLHDFVRPLQWALLCSIPLCELHSALVAFWSPPLRLGLAHTLLAIPSALLGASADTLSDLRTAILRRKIRPSSKVGFSRLIRWLVSFWVFVISYENLGPVAAFGLFALGFLLATPTATSAVKNASFACRPYPKSSSDKGSGGFFTSPILKHLNTIIAVSLIVWMIIGTLAGGIFFSYKVGVEGKDAVISLKSHVQNSNYAERIGFKKWMDENDIPGLVDQYSAKLYDTVWEQIDSLADEYNVTDFTNGFRHFMTSQSGNHSVDASTGLIASAQHPYSLKLQSLSVLIRNHEWGEIYKELDSFFRELLITREDLVVKAKGLAFQGIEISKRVLSSSTSVLGGSASLMASFALNVASGAAELVNFISQLTVFLWVLYYLITSKSGGATEQVVDMLPMSKYARTRTVEVINHAISSVFLATAKIAIFQGCLTWLCSCSMKGDTYRLLF from the exons ATGGAGCTCGTCCCTTATTCGTCAAACCCTAAGTCCGATTCGAATGTCCCTTGGTCGGAGATGTTCCGATCCGCCTCCCTCCGCCGCCCGCCGgactccctccctccctcccgcGCCCATTCCCCTACCCCGTCCAGCCGCCGCCGCGAGGATCACCCGCCACCTGCCGCCACTGCTGACCCGGCGCTCCTTGCGCTGTACATCGCCATGGCACACGCCGGCCTCGCGCTATCCCTTCTGCTGCTCTACGGCCTCTACCGCCTCCTGCATGACTTCGTTCGCCCCCTCCAGTGGGCGCTCCTCTGCTCCATTCCCCTCTGCGAGCTCCATAGCGCGCTTGTTGCCTTCTGGTCCCCGCCCCTCCGCCTCGGCCTCGCTCATACCCTCCTCGCCATCCCCTCAGCCCTCCTCGGCGCCTCCGCCGACACCCTCTCCGATCTCCGCACTGCCATCCTCCGCCGGAAGATCCGACCTTCAAGCAAGGTCGGCTTCTCCCGCCTCATTCGCTGGCTCGTATCCTTCTGGGTCTTTGTTATCTCATATGAGAATCTTGGCCCCGTCGCTGCCTTCGGTCTATTCGCCCTCGGCTTTCTCCTCGCCACTCCTACCGCCACCTCTGCTGTTAAAAATGCCAGCTTTGCCTGCCGTCCCTACCCCAAATCCTCCTCGGACAAGGGTAGCGGTGGATTCTTCACTAGTCCCATCCTGAAGCACCTGAACACCATCATTGCCGTCAGTTTAATCGTGTGGATGATCATCGGAACTTTAGCTGGTGGCATATTCTTCTCCTATAAGGTCGGAGTGGAAGGGAAGGATGCTGTGATATCGCTGAAATCTCATGTCCAGAATAGCAATTACGCTGAGAGGATCGGATTCAAGAAGTGGATGGACGAAAACGATATCCCTGGCCTGGTGGATCAGTACTCGGCAAAACTGTATGACACAGTCTGGGAACAGATCGATAGCTTGGCCGATGAGTACAATGTCACGGATTTCACCAATGGTTTTCGGCATTTCATGACCAGCCAATCTGGTAATCATTCGGTAGATGCTTCCACCGGTTTGATAGCCTCAGCGCAGCATCCTTACAGCTTAAAGCTCCAATCTTTGAGCGTGCTCATCAGGAACCACGAGTGGGGAGAGATCTACAAAGAACTGGATTCTTTTTTCAGGGAATTGCTAATAACTCGAGAGGATTTGGTAGTGAAAGCAAAAGGACTTGCTTTCCAAGGGATTGAAATCTCAAAAAGGGTTCTCTCGAGCAGTACTTCTGTTCTCGGTGGGAGTGCTAGCTTGATGGCCTCTTTTGCCCTGAATGTAGCCTCAGGAGCAGCTGAACTAGTGAATTTTATTTCCCAGCTAACAGTATTCCTCTGGGTGTTATATTATCTCATTACTTCCAAGTCTGGTGGGGCAACAGAGCAAGTTGTAGATATGCTGCCAATGTCAAAGTATGCTAGAACTCGTACTGTTGAGGTGATCAACCATGCTATCAGTAGTGTGTTTTTGGCTACTGCAAAGATTGCAATCTTCCAAGGTTGCCTGACATGGCTG TGCAGTTGTTCTATGAAGGGAGATACATATCGGCTGCTGTTTTGA
- the LOC122036864 gene encoding uncharacterized protein LOC122036864 isoform X2 encodes MELVPYSSNPKSDSNVPWSEMFRSASLRRPPDSLPPSRAHSPTPSSRRREDHPPPAATADPALLALYIAMAHAGLALSLLLLYGLYRLLHDFVRPLQWALLCSIPLCELHSALVAFWSPPLRLGLAHTLLAIPSALLGASADTLSDLRTAILRRKIRPSSKVGFSRLIRWLVSFWVFVISYENLGPVAAFGLFALGFLLATPTATSAVKNASFACRPYPKSSSDKGSGGFFTSPILKHLNTIIAVSLIVWMIIGTLAGGIFFSYKVGVEGKDAVISLKSHVQNSNYAERIGFKKWMDENDIPGLVDQYSAKLYDTVWEQIDSLADEYNVTDFTNGFRHFMTSQSGNHSVDASTGLIASAQHPYSLKLQSLSVLIRNHEWGEIYKELDSFFRELLITREDLVVKAKGLAFQGIEISKRVLSSSTSVLGGSASLMASFALNVASGAAELVNFISQLTVFLWVLYYLITSKSGGATEQVVDMLPMSKYARTRTVEVINHAISSVFLATAKIAIFQGCLTWLVLRLYSVHFVYTSTLLAFISSLVPILPLWLSSIPATVQLFYEGRYISAAVLTLIYLMLMDYGTSVLQKDIPGHNAYLTGLSIIGGMTLFPNALEEGSPGHLIS; translated from the exons ATGGAGCTCGTCCCTTATTCGTCAAACCCTAAGTCCGATTCGAATGTCCCTTGGTCGGAGATGTTCCGATCCGCCTCCCTCCGCCGCCCGCCGgactccctccctccctcccgcGCCCATTCCCCTACCCCGTCCAGCCGCCGCCGCGAGGATCACCCGCCACCTGCCGCCACTGCTGACCCGGCGCTCCTTGCGCTGTACATCGCCATGGCACACGCCGGCCTCGCGCTATCCCTTCTGCTGCTCTACGGCCTCTACCGCCTCCTGCATGACTTCGTTCGCCCCCTCCAGTGGGCGCTCCTCTGCTCCATTCCCCTCTGCGAGCTCCATAGCGCGCTTGTTGCCTTCTGGTCCCCGCCCCTCCGCCTCGGCCTCGCTCATACCCTCCTCGCCATCCCCTCAGCCCTCCTCGGCGCCTCCGCCGACACCCTCTCCGATCTCCGCACTGCCATCCTCCGCCGGAAGATCCGACCTTCAAGCAAGGTCGGCTTCTCCCGCCTCATTCGCTGGCTCGTATCCTTCTGGGTCTTTGTTATCTCATATGAGAATCTTGGCCCCGTCGCTGCCTTCGGTCTATTCGCCCTCGGCTTTCTCCTCGCCACTCCTACCGCCACCTCTGCTGTTAAAAATGCCAGCTTTGCCTGCCGTCCCTACCCCAAATCCTCCTCGGACAAGGGTAGCGGTGGATTCTTCACTAGTCCCATCCTGAAGCACCTGAACACCATCATTGCCGTCAGTTTAATCGTGTGGATGATCATCGGAACTTTAGCTGGTGGCATATTCTTCTCCTATAAGGTCGGAGTGGAAGGGAAGGATGCTGTGATATCGCTGAAATCTCATGTCCAGAATAGCAATTACGCTGAGAGGATCGGATTCAAGAAGTGGATGGACGAAAACGATATCCCTGGCCTGGTGGATCAGTACTCGGCAAAACTGTATGACACAGTCTGGGAACAGATCGATAGCTTGGCCGATGAGTACAATGTCACGGATTTCACCAATGGTTTTCGGCATTTCATGACCAGCCAATCTGGTAATCATTCGGTAGATGCTTCCACCGGTTTGATAGCCTCAGCGCAGCATCCTTACAGCTTAAAGCTCCAATCTTTGAGCGTGCTCATCAGGAACCACGAGTGGGGAGAGATCTACAAAGAACTGGATTCTTTTTTCAGGGAATTGCTAATAACTCGAGAGGATTTGGTAGTGAAAGCAAAAGGACTTGCTTTCCAAGGGATTGAAATCTCAAAAAGGGTTCTCTCGAGCAGTACTTCTGTTCTCGGTGGGAGTGCTAGCTTGATGGCCTCTTTTGCCCTGAATGTAGCCTCAGGAGCAGCTGAACTAGTGAATTTTATTTCCCAGCTAACAGTATTCCTCTGGGTGTTATATTATCTCATTACTTCCAAGTCTGGTGGGGCAACAGAGCAAGTTGTAGATATGCTGCCAATGTCAAAGTATGCTAGAACTCGTACTGTTGAGGTGATCAACCATGCTATCAGTAGTGTGTTTTTGGCTACTGCAAAGATTGCAATCTTCCAAGGTTGCCTGACATGGCTGGTACTAAGATTGTACTCGGTTCATTTTGTGTATACATCAACTCTCCTTGCATTTATTAGCTCATTGGTGCCTATATTGCCACTTTGGCTATCATCAATTCCTGCTACAGTGCAGTTGTTCTATGAAGGGAGATACATATCGGCTGCTGTTTTGACTTTGATATACCTTATGCTGATGGATTATGGAACTTCAGTGCTTCAGAAGGATATTCCTGGACATAATGCATACCTAACAGGCCTTAGTATCATTGGTGGCATGACATTGTTTCCTAATGCTCTAGAG GAGGGATCACCAGGCCATCTAATCTCGTGA